In the genome of Zobellia nedashkovskayae, the window CATTTTATAGCATTACCTAGTGACAGTTTATCGTCTACGTCATAATAATAAACACGCATACCTAAGGCTTCTGCCAAGATAGAAAGTTGTTTACCGATATTCCCGTAACCAACAATACCAAGATTCTTGCCACGGACCTCTCTTGAACCTTCAGCAGTCTTTTGCCATTGTCCGCTGTGTATTTCACTACTTCTAGAGAATACACTTCTCATTAACATAATAATCTGCCCAATGGCCAATTCAACTACTGAACGTGTATTACTGTAAGGTGCGTTAAAAACTACAACTCCATTTCTCTTTGCATGAAGTAAATCTATTTGTGTAGTACCAATACAGAAAGCACCAACTACCAAAAGTTTATCAGCAGCATCCAGTACTTTTTGAGTTACTTGGGTTTTTGAACGGATACCCAATACATGAACCCCTTTTATTTTTTCAATTAATTCGTCTTCATCAATACTATGCTTTACCAACTCAACTGAAAAACCATCATCTGATAAATTCTTGAAAGCATCCGGATGAACATTTTCTAGAAGTAATATTTTAATTCTATTCTTTGGATACGAAATATTACGAGGTAAATCGTTTACGAAAAGAAATTCATCCATATTTGGAGTTATATAATCTGCATTTTTGGCCGCTTTCTCACGGTGTACATTTTCAGTATAAGCAAAGAACTTATCTGCAATACCAGCTTCGCGCATAACATAATCGCTATACCCATCACCAATAACCTGAACTTCGCCTTCAAGGTTCATGTCTTTAAGACATTGTATTTTACCATTGTGTTGAGAAAGTACATTTTCAGAATCAAAACCTACAATATTACCTTCTTTATCAAATTCAAAAGTATTAGCAAATACCCTGTCTGATGGAATGTTATACTCCTTTACGATAGGATCTATAAATTCTTTAAACCCACAAGAGATTACGTAGATATCATCTGAGAATTTTTCAAAAAATTCTTTATTGGCAGCAATAGACTTGGAGATTTTAAGACGCAGCTCTTCTACCAACGGCCCTAAATCATCTTTATGGGCGTGCAATAATTTTATACGTCTTTCAAGAGATTCAGTAAAGGATATATCACCATCAATACCCAAATTAGTAATTTCCTGAATTTTCTTAATGATTTCGTCT includes:
- the serA gene encoding phosphoglycerate dehydrogenase → MVEAGRKYVFDFDSTLTRVEALDVLAERTLEGNSNKDEIIKKIQEITNLGIDGDISFTESLERRIKLLHAHKDDLGPLVEELRLKISKSIAANKEFFEKFSDDIYVISCGFKEFIDPIVKEYNIPSDRVFANTFEFDKEGNIVGFDSENVLSQHNGKIQCLKDMNLEGEVQVIGDGYSDYVMREAGIADKFFAYTENVHREKAAKNADYITPNMDEFLFVNDLPRNISYPKNRIKILLLENVHPDAFKNLSDDGFSVELVKHSIDEDELIEKIKGVHVLGIRSKTQVTQKVLDAADKLLVVGAFCIGTTQIDLLHAKRNGVVVFNAPYSNTRSVVELAIGQIIMLMRSVFSRSSEIHSGQWQKTAEGSREVRGKNLGIVGYGNIGKQLSILAEALGMRVYYYDVDDKLSLGNAIKCNTLEDLLNVSDVVTLHIDDNKANKDFIGEREISQMRNGAMLINLSRGFVVDIEALAKGLKSGKIGGAAIDVYPEEPRSNGEFYTPLQGLNNVILTPHVGGSTEEAQRDIADFVPNKIMDYINSGNTVDAVNFPNIRLPKQQNAHRFLHIHKNVPGIMAKINEVCAKYGLNISGQFLSTDSEVGYVITDLDKEYNKDVIKALRKVENTIKFRVLY